TGTATCGTCACTCGGCGAGCTGAGCGCTCTCGTCTCCGGCCGCTGAACGCACGTGTGCCGGCGCAACCTGAGGCTGCGCCGGCACACGTCGGCACGATACGACGCTCGCTCGGTGGAGACTCCTCGGGGCCTCCGTCGCCGTGCCCGGCCGGTGCGAAGCCGCATCCGACCCGAGGTCTGTCGTCAGCGCTGCGGCGTGACGATGGATTTGAGGGTGTCGGACCGACCCGTCGATTCGAGAGCCTGCTGCACCTCGTCGAGCGGGAATCGACCCGTGACAAGGGCATCGAGGTCGACCTCGCCTCGCTCGACGAGGCCGATCGCTGTCGGCCACGTGTTGGCGTAGCGGAAGATCCCGGTCACGATGAGCTCGTTGTTCTGAATGGTCGTGACCGGCAGCGGAATCTCACTCGCACCCATGCCGACGAGCACAACGGCTCCGCCGGGGCGAACCTCGCCAAAGCCCGAGCGCACCGCTGGCGCGGCCCCCGATGCGTCGACGAACGCGTCGACGTCGAGTCCGAGCGAGCCGACGGACTCCGCGGACGGGTCGATGACTCGTGTGGCACCGAAACGCAGCGCCTGCTCACGACGGGCCGCGTCGAGGTCGGTAACGATGATCTCTGCAGCGCCGTAGGCCTTCGCGACCTGCGCGGTGATGATGCCGATCGGGCCGGCACCCGTGATGAGCACACGTGAGCCGACCGTGAACCCGGCCTTGCGGGCGGTGGCGACGGCAACCGAGAGCGGTTCGAGAAGCGCAGCGGCCTCAAGGCTGACCGAGTCGGGAACGGTGTGCGCGAAGTGCGCCTGAATGACGGCGTACTCGGCGAACGCTCCGTCGACGCCGGGTACCGCGTAGAACTCCATGGCCGGATCGAGGTTGTACTGACCCGCCATCGACTCGCGCGACGTCGGGTCTGGACGCTGGGGCTCGATCGAGACGCGCTCTCCGACACGGTTGGCGTCGACGTCGGAGCCGACGGCGACGATCACGCCAGCCGACTCGTGTCCCAGAATGAGCGGCTCGTCGACGACCCAGTCGCCGAGGCGCCCTTCTTTGTAGAAGTGCACGTCGGAGCCGCAGACGCCGACGGCTTCGATGCGCACGAGCACCTGATCGGCGTCGGGGACGGGAATCTCGCGCGACTGCACCTCAAGCGACGTTGCTGCCGTGAGCACGCTCGCACGCATTCGACCGGTTTCCGACATGATGCTTCTCCTGATTTCTCGACGGCTGTGTGCCGCCGCTATTCGTCTGTTGACTCCGCCGCCGCGACGACGACGCCCACGTCTTCTGAGCGCAGCCGCTCAACCTCGTCCGGGTCGGTCGCCGCATCGACGATGACGACGTCGAACTCGCGAACCGAGGCGAGTTCGTGCAACGCCCTGCGGCCGAACTTCGTGTGGTCGAGCATGAGCACGCGCACGGCGGCCGAGTCGATCATCGCGCGCTTCGTGTCGACGGTCTCGAGCGCCTGGTAGTAGATGGTGCTGCCGATGAGCGACGGTGCCGAGATGAAGGCGATGTCGCTGCGCAGCTTGGTGATGGCGTCTGTCGTCATGCGCCCCATGAACGACGTGCACCAGTTGTGGTAGCTGCCGCCGAGCCCGATGACCGTGATGCCCCGCAGCCCCGTGAGCATGTTCATCGCGGTGAGCGAGTTGGTGATCACGGTGAGCGGCGCCTTCTCGACGAGCAGCGGAATGAGGTGGTGCACGGTCGTCGAGTCGTCGATGAAGATCGACTGCCCCGGTTCGACGTAGTCGAGAGCGGTCCTCGCGATCGATTCCTTCTCGGCGCGCGCGAGGCCCTCGCGGTACATGATGCTCGATTCGACGAGCGTCGAGGCCAGTGCGGTTGCCACTCCGCGAGACTTCCGCAGGATCCCCCGCTCCTCGAGGTCATCGAGGTCACGGTGAACGGTCATGAGGCTGATGCTGAAGCGTTCGGCGAGCTCTTCGATGCGCAGCGCTCCCGCTGCCATGACAGCATCCGCTATCGCCTTCTGCCGTTGCGCCCGCTTGCCTGTGCGCGGTTGCGTTTCGGTCACGATGCCCCCTGAGAGTGGAACCCGCTGAGGGCCGGGACGGAAGGTCAGGTCCCCCGGCCCTCAGCGAGATTGATACGGTGTCAGCCTTCCAAACTGAATTCTGTCACCTGGTCGGCGTTTTCCTCAGTGATGAGCGTGCAGTCGAATGCCTGCTTCTCAGAGTCGACGCCGGTCTCACCCGTTGTCAGGTAGCTGTCGATCTGGTCGACGACGGCCTTCGAGAAGTCGACGACCGGCTGCAGCACCGTGTACGCGAGCTCACCGTCCACCACGGCCTGGATGGCCTCGGGCGATCCGTCGAATCCGCCGACGACGACGTCATCGAGCTTCTTCGCCTGCTTGAGCGCGGCGATCGCACCGAGCGCCATCTGGTCGTTGCCCGAGATGATTCCCTTGATGTCCGGGTGAGCCTGCAGCATCACCTGGGTCTTCTCGAATCCCTTGTTCTGATCCCAGTCAGCGGTCTCCTGCTGAACGAGCTCGAGGTCGGGGTACTGCTCGAGGACGCTCTTGAAGCCCTCGGAACGCACGACGGAGTTGGAGTCTGTCGACTCTCCGACGAGCTCGACGTACTTTCCTTCGCCGCCCATCGCCTTGACGAACTGCTGGGCGGCCAGAACGGCGCCCTGCGCGTTGTTCGACACGAGCTGCGACTTCGCGATTCCGGCCTCGTTGATCTCGGCGTTCACGAGGAACACCGGGATGCCGGCATCCTCGGCCTTCTGCACGTTTCCGATCGACGAGTCGGCACCCGCGGGGTCAAGAACGATCGC
This DNA window, taken from Paramicrobacterium agarici, encodes the following:
- a CDS encoding D-ribose ABC transporter substrate-binding protein, yielding MNLRKAAMALAMGAVVALTATACSGSSEEEAKSTEGGLISVITPPLDNPFWSTEAQTVKDAAEEKGYTAKISSHDYDPKKESDLIDTAISNDSVAIVLDPAGADSSIGNVQKAEDAGIPVFLVNAEINEAGIAKSQLVSNNAQGAVLAAQQFVKAMGGEGKYVELVGESTDSNSVVRSEGFKSVLEQYPDLELVQQETADWDQNKGFEKTQVMLQAHPDIKGIISGNDQMALGAIAALKQAKKLDDVVVGGFDGSPEAIQAVVDGELAYTVLQPVVDFSKAVVDQIDSYLTTGETGVDSEKQAFDCTLITEENADQVTEFSLEG
- a CDS encoding DeoR/GlpR family DNA-binding transcription regulator, coding for MTETQPRTGKRAQRQKAIADAVMAAGALRIEELAERFSISLMTVHRDLDDLEERGILRKSRGVATALASTLVESSIMYREGLARAEKESIARTALDYVEPGQSIFIDDSTTVHHLIPLLVEKAPLTVITNSLTAMNMLTGLRGITVIGLGGSYHNWCTSFMGRMTTDAITKLRSDIAFISAPSLIGSTIYYQALETVDTKRAMIDSAAVRVLMLDHTKFGRRALHELASVREFDVVIVDAATDPDEVERLRSEDVGVVVAAAESTDE
- a CDS encoding NAD(P)-dependent alcohol dehydrogenase; protein product: MSETGRMRASVLTAATSLEVQSREIPVPDADQVLVRIEAVGVCGSDVHFYKEGRLGDWVVDEPLILGHESAGVIVAVGSDVDANRVGERVSIEPQRPDPTSRESMAGQYNLDPAMEFYAVPGVDGAFAEYAVIQAHFAHTVPDSVSLEAAALLEPLSVAVATARKAGFTVGSRVLITGAGPIGIITAQVAKAYGAAEIIVTDLDAARREQALRFGATRVIDPSAESVGSLGLDVDAFVDASGAAPAVRSGFGEVRPGGAVVLVGMGASEIPLPVTTIQNNELIVTGIFRYANTWPTAIGLVERGEVDLDALVTGRFPLDEVQQALESTGRSDTLKSIVTPQR